One Keratinibaculum paraultunense genomic window carries:
- a CDS encoding PIG-L deacetylase family protein, with the protein MVKNLAKLILKHPIKLINNIYTYYYYKNSVANENLKIDDMIGKDEKIMVFSPHVDDETIGIGATLLKHKKESNSMALVYLTDGGGSTSDLSREELVKARRMEGEKIKEIYKFNSIYFLDEIDGKLDSSKEELIDKIINLLSKEEPTIIYTPFLLDGHTDHVETTRAVIRALEKCNNSFDRIYMYEVNCPIDPKIINSISIMDEKLYNEKGNIYNVFSSQWAMDFSVFEMLDRKKRFIVNEGYGAEVFVRANLDTIVEIEKMLYNLGFKPEQFRQLSSRYNLLPSFRTNRELKKNYVCGIKNILNGKFQQNSNLL; encoded by the coding sequence ATGGTTAAGAATTTAGCTAAATTAATACTTAAACACCCTATAAAATTGATTAATAATATATATACTTATTATTATTATAAAAATAGTGTTGCTAATGAAAATTTAAAAATAGATGATATGATTGGTAAAGATGAAAAAATTATGGTATTTTCTCCTCATGTGGATGATGAGACTATTGGAATTGGAGCTACATTATTAAAACATAAAAAAGAATCTAATTCAATGGCATTAGTATATTTAACTGATGGAGGTGGAAGTACATCAGATCTTTCTAGAGAAGAATTGGTAAAAGCAAGAAGAATGGAAGGAGAAAAGATAAAGGAGATATATAAATTTAATAGTATTTATTTTTTAGATGAAATAGATGGAAAATTGGATTCTTCTAAAGAGGAGTTAATAGATAAAATAATTAATTTATTATCTAAAGAAGAACCTACCATTATATATACTCCTTTTTTGTTAGATGGACATACAGATCATGTGGAAACTACCAGAGCTGTTATTAGGGCTTTAGAGAAATGTAATAATAGTTTTGATAGGATATACATGTATGAAGTAAATTGTCCTATAGATCCTAAAATAATAAATAGTATAAGTATTATGGATGAAAAACTGTATAATGAAAAAGGGAATATATATAATGTATTTAGTTCTCAATGGGCTATGGATTTTAGTGTATTTGAAATGTTAGACAGGAAAAAAAGATTTATAGTTAACGAAGGGTATGGAGCAGAAGTATTTGTTAGAGCTAATCTAGATACAATAGTTGAAATAGAAAAAATGTTATATAATTTAGGTTTTAAGCCAGAACAATTTAGACAATTGAGTAGTAGATATAATTTATTGCCTAGCTTTAGGACAAATAGGGAATTAAAGAAGAATTATGTATGTGGTATAAAAAATATATTAAATGGGAAGTTTCAGCAAAATAGTAATTTATTATAG
- a CDS encoding GNAT family N-acetyltransferase codes for MKEDINYVCKVSSEFTQREIKDFIDVFNEVFHLNYDTDWFKWKYLDDIYGDSYIVLAYKGNKPIGIRSFWRNDIDVYACYQPCDTGVLKEFRGKGIFTKMTLIALDKTKDGFIYNYPNENSRPGNLKLGWEINKYYYMKLVISSNNLKEETKYIDDDYLMWRFVKCPINKYYYYKKDGVYYLLVNRIDNIYYVLGRFNPEYSKHFTKVKYPILFNYTTEKTVMYRLFKNRVTILSFEREGQDISKIDIPIFKGDYF; via the coding sequence ATGAAAGAAGATATTAATTATGTATGTAAGGTAAGTAGTGAATTTACACAAAGAGAAATAAAAGATTTTATAGATGTATTTAATGAAGTATTTCACTTAAATTATGACACAGATTGGTTTAAATGGAAATATTTAGATGACATATATGGAGATTCATACATAGTATTAGCTTATAAGGGTAATAAACCTATAGGGATTCGTAGTTTTTGGAGAAATGATATAGATGTATATGCTTGTTATCAACCTTGTGATACTGGAGTACTAAAAGAATTTAGGGGTAAGGGTATATTTACTAAGATGACATTAATTGCTCTTGATAAAACTAAAGACGGATTTATATACAACTATCCTAATGAAAATTCTAGACCAGGAAATTTAAAACTAGGATGGGAGATAAACAAATATTATTATATGAAACTGGTAATTAGTAGTAATAACTTAAAAGAAGAGACAAAATACATTGATGATGATTATTTAATGTGGAGATTTGTAAAGTGTCCGATAAATAAATATTATTATTATAAAAAAGATGGAGTATATTATTTACTTGTTAATCGTATAGACAATATATATTATGTATTAGGTAGATTTAATCCTGAGTATAGTAAACATTTTACGAAGGTAAAATATCCAATTTTGTTTAACTATACTACTGAAAAAACAGTTATGTATAGATTATTTAAAAATAGAGTTACAATACTATCTTTTGAAAGAGAAGGTCAGGATATTAGCAAAATTGATATTCCAATTTTTAAAGGAGATTATTTCTAG